In Alkalihalobacterium alkalinitrilicum, a genomic segment contains:
- the rnpM gene encoding RNase P modulator RnpM, producing the protein MKQRKVPLRKCIVTNEMKPKKELIRVVRSPEGEVSIDKTGKLNGRGAYISNGKDYFEQAKKKDILSRHLNVKVSEEIYDQLIEQVGK; encoded by the coding sequence ATGAAGCAACGGAAAGTTCCACTTCGTAAATGTATCGTTACAAATGAAATGAAACCCAAAAAAGAGCTTATTCGAGTTGTCCGCTCTCCTGAGGGAGAAGTTTCTATTGATAAAACGGGGAAACTGAACGGGCGAGGTGCTTACATATCTAACGGAAAAGATTATTTTGAGCAAGCCAAAAAAAAGGATATTCTTTCTAGGCACCTTAACGTAAAAGTAAGTGAAGAAATTTATGATCAATTAATTGAACAGGTTGGGAAATAA